The Brachyspira aalborgi genome has a segment encoding these proteins:
- a CDS encoding ATP phosphoribosyltransferase regulatory subunit, with amino-acid sequence MNANLINENSIVSNLINIYERFGFKKIKLSKFEDYNLYNNNKDFLQTEHILTFMNLNGNLKSLRPDVTLSIVKKVLKDNEKETQKIYYIEDIYKIVSNEYEEIPQVGVEIIGKLNNYSNLEIISMAIESLKSINKNYILEISNIDFISAIFDEINLEENLKIEILNNIYLKNKHDLEKLLNKNVDCKYKKYILSFIELSGNYKDILKKLKSLIINKKMQKSYEELKSLSFVFELYNNFDKILLDFSIESQLGYYNGIIFKGYIKESNDIILSGGRYDKLLNKFNSNKNAIGFAIYMDKLYEKNKTSDFIDILILYKSGDENILLNEVRKFMNKNKKVRVDIYGDNSIENYKDKYIFDKDKLIKY; translated from the coding sequence ATGAATGCGAATTTAATAAATGAAAATTCTATAGTATCGAATCTTATAAACATATACGAAAGATTTGGTTTCAAAAAAATTAAATTAAGCAAATTTGAAGATTATAATTTATATAATAATAATAAAGATTTTCTTCAAACGGAACATATTTTAACTTTTATGAATTTGAACGGGAATTTGAAATCTCTTCGCCCCGATGTAACTTTATCGATAGTAAAAAAAGTTCTTAAAGACAATGAAAAAGAAACTCAAAAAATATATTATATAGAAGATATTTATAAAATAGTTTCAAACGAATACGAAGAAATTCCGCAAGTCGGAGTAGAAATTATAGGCAAGTTAAATAATTATTCTAATTTGGAAATTATAAGTATGGCTATAGAAAGTTTGAAATCGATAAATAAAAATTATATTTTGGAAATTTCAAATATAGATTTTATCTCCGCCATTTTTGACGAAATTAATTTAGAAGAAAATTTAAAAATAGAAATTCTTAATAATATATATTTAAAAAATAAGCATGATTTGGAAAAATTATTAAATAAAAATGTCGATTGCAAATATAAAAAATATATTTTATCATTTATTGAACTTTCTGGAAATTATAAAGATATTTTAAAAAAATTGAAAAGTTTAATAATAAATAAAAAGATGCAAAAATCTTACGAAGAATTAAAAAGTTTGTCTTTCGTTTTTGAACTTTATAATAATTTTGATAAAATTTTACTTGATTTTTCTATTGAAAGTCAATTAGGATATTATAACGGAATTATTTTCAAAGGTTATATTAAAGAAAGTAACGATATAATTCTTTCGGGCGGACGATACGATAAACTTCTTAATAAATTTAATTCAAATAAAAACGCGATTGGTTTTGCAATTTACATGGATAAATTATACGAAAAAAATAAAACGAGCGATTTTATCGATATTCTAATTTTATATAAAAGCGGAGATGAAAATATTTTATTAAACGAAGTTAGAAAATTTATGAATAAAAATAAAAAAGTGAGAGTCGATATTTACGGAGATAATTCTATTGAAAATTATAAAGATAAGTATATTTTTGATAAAGATAAATTGATTAAATATTAG
- the dapD gene encoding 2,3,4,5-tetrahydropyridine-2,6-dicarboxylate N-acetyltransferase: MNMLEKSEDIIAYIKNSKKKTPVKVYIKGNLENIKTDAKVFSFGDFHFIIGDYEDIKSILENNKNKIEYYHLENDRRNSGVPTLDYLNINARIEPGAIIRDKVKIGDNAVIMMGAIINIGAEIGEGTMIDMGAVLGGRAIVGKNCHIGAGAVLAGVIEPPSAKPVIVEDNVIIGANAVIIEGVHIGKNAVIGAGAVVIEDVADNQVVVGNPAKVIKNVDEKTADKTKLVDDLRK, from the coding sequence ATGAATATGTTGGAAAAATCGGAAGATATAATAGCCTATATAAAAAATTCCAAAAAGAAAACGCCCGTTAAAGTTTATATAAAAGGAAATTTGGAAAATATAAAAACTGACGCTAAAGTTTTTTCATTTGGAGACTTTCATTTTATAATTGGAGATTACGAAGATATAAAATCAATTTTAGAAAATAATAAAAATAAGATAGAATATTATCATTTGGAAAACGATAGAAGAAATTCTGGAGTTCCGACTTTAGATTATTTGAATATTAATGCAAGAATTGAGCCTGGCGCGATTATAAGAGATAAAGTAAAAATTGGAGACAATGCCGTTATTATGATGGGAGCGATTATAAATATAGGAGCTGAAATAGGCGAGGGAACTATGATTGATATGGGAGCGGTTTTGGGAGGAAGAGCTATAGTCGGTAAAAATTGCCATATCGGAGCGGGAGCGGTTTTGGCGGGAGTAATAGAGCCTCCTTCGGCTAAACCTGTGATAGTAGAGGATAATGTGATTATTGGAGCTAATGCCGTTATAATCGAGGGAGTTCATATTGGAAAAAACGCGGTAATCGGAGCGGGAGCGGTTGTTATAGAAGATGTCGCCGATAATCAAGTTGTTGTTGGAAATCCCGCGAAAGTTATAAAAAATGTAGATGAAAAAACGGCTGATAAAACAAAATTGGTTGACGATTTAAGAAAATAG
- a CDS encoding pyridoxal phosphate-dependent aminotransferase — protein MDSSYLNKNIISVPYSLIRDLTEKAEKIKDSITLTIGEPDLQPPKELIEYACEYAKTHKLPYTHAGGGEKIRNLVAEHYNKYYKAKTNANCVTMHIGSMEGLSSILKTILNPDDEVILPTPFFSPYEQIIKIAHGKAVYLDTRSDNFVIKPESIEKVLTNKTKAILFSNPGNPSGYMLKKEEVDELVKYFEKKNIFVMVDEIYSAISFYPFISFASYESIKDKVIILNGFSKSHSMTGWRIGYSIAPAEIRKYILNASFNNVGSMVSLSCAIAEYALEKFPVITEFRDTYRERALTMSKDLAELGFEIIEPRGAFYLFVGYDKFSKKSSLDFSLELLDKTGVAVVPGEAFAEDGYFRIALTQDMPLLKEAVNRIKGFIGKI, from the coding sequence ATGGATAGTAGTTATTTAAATAAAAATATAATATCGGTTCCTTATTCTTTGATAAGAGATTTAACGGAAAAAGCGGAAAAAATTAAAGACAGCATAACGCTTACGATTGGCGAGCCAGATTTACAGCCTCCGAAAGAACTTATTGAATATGCATGCGAATACGCTAAAACTCATAAACTACCTTACACTCATGCGGGCGGCGGCGAGAAAATAAGAAATTTGGTAGCCGAACATTATAATAAATATTACAAAGCTAAAACTAACGCTAATTGCGTGACTATGCATATAGGTTCTATGGAAGGACTTTCTTCAATATTAAAGACGATATTAAATCCCGATGACGAGGTTATACTTCCGACTCCTTTTTTCTCTCCTTATGAACAGATAATAAAAATAGCTCATGGAAAAGCCGTTTATTTGGATACAAGAAGCGATAATTTTGTAATAAAGCCCGAATCTATAGAAAAAGTTTTAACGAATAAAACTAAAGCGATTCTTTTCAGCAATCCTGGAAATCCTTCGGGATATATGCTAAAAAAGGAAGAGGTTGACGAGCTTGTTAAATATTTTGAAAAGAAAAATATTTTTGTAATGGTTGATGAAATTTACTCTGCAATTTCTTTTTATCCTTTCATCTCTTTCGCATCCTACGAATCGATAAAAGATAAAGTTATAATTTTAAATGGTTTTTCAAAATCGCATTCTATGACGGGCTGGAGAATCGGTTATAGCATAGCGCCTGCAGAAATTAGAAAATATATTTTGAATGCAAGTTTTAATAATGTCGGAAGTATGGTTTCTTTATCTTGCGCAATCGCCGAATACGCTTTAGAAAAATTTCCTGTTATTACCGAGTTTAGAGATACTTATAGAGAGCGAGCTTTGACTATGTCTAAAGATTTAGCCGAATTGGGATTTGAAATTATAGAACCGAGAGGAGCTTTTTATTTATTTGTCGGATACGATAAATTTTCAAAAAAATCTTCTTTAGATTTTTCTTTAGAATTATTGGATAAAACTGGAGTCGCTGTAGTTCCTGGAGAAGCGTTTGCCGAAGACGGATATTTTAGAATAGCATTAACTCAAGATATGCCTTTATTAAAAGAAGCCGTTAATCGTATAAAAGGTTTTATAGGAAAAATATAA
- a CDS encoding YidC/Oxa1 family membrane protein insertase produces the protein MILFDILYNITIYPIEFIIEIVFYLFNNVFKSGYATSLFFLSLIINFISLPLYNIAESWQAKERAIQEKMKPMIDNIKAVYKGDQRYLLIRACQRINGYKTIYAFRGTLGLLIQIPFFLAAYNFIHNLSGLQLGSFLFIKDFSKPDGILNIGDISVNILPFIMTLFSLLAGLVYSKKLRFKESLPLYIVSLIFLVLLYNSPSGLVFYWTLNCLFSLIKNIFIEYKLYKVFVVNKYKILRGYNIFFIILTIIFILLLSLGNIERKAYLYDFSFEEVLQEKNMMYLFRLNFYSKIFRNSDIYGLKVDTNKLNNDSIIDIKFDYNGSPYGNIILKDYIENIGKIEVYYKLFIKKYIINILIILFILFILFNSYKYILKIFSDSFLEKRNLLIISSCLVISVLSGLFISSSLIGNSPTEFKSPFDLIINDLSMSLGLFLFYPLFIYVLFSENIKNYLTLLLIFVASFVLVNTFIMKGNYININADFVFDNTDLLKASLKEILLTIILAVVLISIIILIIKKNKAIFLINIYSIVLLVLISISIFDISKIIKEHNKLSDSQIESDKPSTTKIFNISKTGENVFVFVLDRAINSYWLDAFERFTNYKKDFDGFVFYPNNVSFSQSTISIGSLYGGYDYLPYEMSIDGGYNITKFHNEALLTIPLALEKYNYKSSVIDPPYENLLGDTYKKVFKDYTNISVYNSSSILNYSLNNYLNLDSNFNIEELAKLEQKNKIIRFSIFRMLPINFRADFYRDKRWFLTSSSFIRINSSIKYYSMLLSTPYFLNTKKSGNYCNVIYNIITHEPAFFSSDFLPHLELNEVDNKDMIIFKDDNSVRHFYANIASINCMTNFISYLKENDIYDNTKIIIVSDHGAGVNTTSTNKNINFINPYNALLMYKDFNSRGEIKIETNFMTIADTPYLATKHIPNIQNPFNNKLITNDYKNKGVYLIRVNSWRPEGQFSNRYNFNQYYYVKDNIFDINNWKKFVVDWKTKETKEIELK, from the coding sequence ATGATTCTTTTCGACATATTATATAATATAACAATTTATCCAATAGAGTTTATAATAGAAATTGTATTTTATTTATTTAATAATGTATTCAAATCTGGTTATGCTACAAGTTTATTCTTTTTAAGTTTAATTATAAATTTTATCTCTTTACCTTTATACAATATAGCAGAAAGTTGGCAGGCAAAAGAAAGAGCTATTCAAGAAAAAATGAAACCTATGATTGATAATATAAAAGCGGTTTATAAAGGCGACCAAAGATATTTATTAATTAGAGCTTGTCAAAGAATTAACGGCTATAAAACAATTTATGCATTCAGAGGAACTTTAGGACTGCTTATACAAATTCCTTTTTTCTTGGCTGCTTATAATTTTATTCATAATCTCTCGGGCTTGCAACTCGGCAGTTTTTTATTTATAAAAGATTTTTCAAAGCCTGACGGAATATTAAATATTGGAGATATTAGCGTTAATATTTTGCCATTTATTATGACATTATTTAGTTTATTAGCTGGTTTGGTTTATAGCAAAAAATTAAGATTTAAGGAAAGTTTGCCGTTATATATTGTTTCGTTAATATTTTTAGTTTTGCTTTATAATTCGCCTTCTGGTTTAGTATTTTATTGGACATTGAATTGTTTATTTTCATTGATAAAAAATATTTTTATAGAATATAAATTATATAAAGTCTTTGTAGTGAATAAATATAAGATTTTAAGAGGTTATAATATATTTTTTATAATATTAACAATTATTTTTATTTTGCTTTTATCTTTAGGAAATATTGAGAGAAAAGCTTATTTATACGATTTTTCTTTTGAAGAAGTATTACAAGAAAAAAATATGATGTATTTATTCCGATTAAATTTTTATAGCAAAATATTTAGAAATAGCGATATTTATGGACTTAAAGTTGATACGAATAAATTAAATAACGATTCAATTATAGATATAAAATTTGACTATAATGGCAGTCCTTATGGAAATATAATATTAAAGGATTATATTGAAAACATAGGAAAAATAGAAGTTTATTATAAATTATTTATTAAAAAATATATTATAAATATTCTTATAATATTATTTATTTTATTTATATTATTCAATAGTTATAAATACATTTTAAAAATATTTTCGGATAGTTTTTTAGAGAAAAGAAATTTATTGATTATAAGTTCCTGTTTGGTTATAAGCGTATTATCGGGGCTATTTATTTCAAGTTCTTTAATCGGAAATTCGCCGACAGAATTTAAAAGTCCTTTCGATTTAATAATAAATGATTTATCTATGAGTTTGGGATTATTTTTATTTTATCCGTTATTTATTTATGTTTTATTTTCAGAAAATATAAAAAATTATTTAACTTTATTATTAATATTCGTAGCTTCTTTTGTTTTGGTAAATACATTTATAATGAAAGGAAATTATATAAATATTAACGCGGATTTTGTATTTGATAATACAGATTTATTGAAAGCTTCATTAAAAGAAATATTATTAACGATTATTTTAGCAGTTGTTTTAATTTCAATAATTATTTTAATCATTAAAAAGAATAAAGCGATATTTTTAATTAATATTTATTCTATAGTTTTATTGGTTTTAATAAGCATTTCAATATTTGATATTTCAAAAATAATTAAAGAACATAATAAATTGAGCGATAGCCAAATAGAGAGCGATAAACCTTCCACTACAAAAATATTTAATATTTCAAAAACTGGCGAAAATGTATTTGTATTTGTTTTGGACAGAGCGATTAATTCGTATTGGCTTGACGCTTTTGAGAGATTTACTAATTATAAAAAAGATTTTGACGGATTTGTATTTTATCCTAATAATGTTTCTTTTTCACAGTCAACCATAAGTATTGGCTCATTATATGGCGGATACGATTATTTACCTTATGAAATGAGTATTGACGGCGGTTATAATATTACTAAATTCCATAACGAAGCGTTGCTTACAATTCCTTTGGCTTTAGAAAAGTATAATTATAAATCTTCTGTGATTGACCCTCCATATGAAAACTTATTGGGTGATACATATAAGAAAGTATTTAAAGATTATACTAATATATCAGTTTATAATAGTTCTTCAATACTTAATTATAGTTTGAATAATTACCTAAATTTGGATAGTAATTTTAATATAGAAGAATTAGCTAAATTAGAACAAAAAAATAAAATAATAAGATTTTCCATATTTAGAATGCTTCCAATTAATTTTAGAGCTGATTTTTATAGAGATAAAAGATGGTTTTTAACTTCTTCATCTTTCATAAGAATTAACTCAAGCATAAAATATTATTCTATGTTATTATCAACCCCCTATTTTCTTAATACAAAGAAAAGCGGTAATTATTGTAATGTTATATACAATATTATAACTCATGAACCTGCTTTCTTTTCTTCGGATTTTTTGCCTCATTTGGAATTAAATGAAGTTGATAATAAGGATATGATTATTTTTAAAGACGATAATTCAGTCAGACATTTTTATGCAAATATTGCTTCTATTAATTGTATGACAAATTTTATAAGTTATTTAAAAGAAAACGATATTTATGATAATACTAAAATAATAATCGTTTCGGACCATGGGGCTGGAGTTAATACTACTTCCACAAATAAAAATATAAATTTTATTAATCCTTATAACGCTTTACTAATGTATAAAGATTTTAATTCTAGAGGCGAAATCAAAATAGAAACAAATTTCATGACAATAGCCGATACTCCATATTTAGCCACAAAACATATACCGAATATACAAAATCCGTTTAATAATAAATTGATTACCAACGATTATAAAAACAAAGGTGTTTATTTAATAAGAGTTAATTCTTGGAGACCTGAAGGGCAATTTTCAAATCGCTATAATTTTAACCAATATTATTATGTTAAAGATAATATTTTTGATATTAATAATTGGAAAAAATTTGTTGTAGATTGGAAAACTAAAGAAACAAAGGAAATTGAATTAAAATGA
- a CDS encoding CDP-glycerol glycerophosphotransferase family protein: MILSIVVLFIIIQSSLFCYIDPGTGSLLFSALFGIIGTLFFLSKALLIKLKTFSFADKINKKENISKAKIIIYGEDKRYYNVFKPIIEELINLEIPTIYYSSSYDDKIFEIKSDFLKSEFIGTGNKAYAKLNFIEADICLMTTPNLDVFQLKRSKGVKKYVHITHSSAETSTYCLYSLDFFDAVFLNGEHQIRDIRELENKRNTIIKDLYVVGNPYLDELSKMKETITKENNNKKTILIAPSWGMNCLFRRFGEKLLDNIVNSDYNIIIRPHPQSLISDKDIIDKFQNRYKYKNNVEWDFNRVNIYSLSKADIMISDFSGVIFDYAFLFEKPVIIPSFTFDKRGTDAIEIDEEVWTFETIPKISFKLDENNFSNISQIIEDSINNETLKNNILKAKEEAYMYEGQASKRAAQFLNDMLITINN; encoded by the coding sequence ATGATTTTATCCATTGTAGTTTTATTTATAATAATTCAAAGCAGTCTTTTTTGCTATATTGACCCTGGCACAGGAAGTTTGCTTTTTTCGGCATTATTTGGAATAATCGGAACTTTATTCTTTTTGTCGAAAGCGCTTTTAATAAAATTAAAGACTTTTTCTTTTGCTGATAAAATAAATAAAAAAGAAAATATCTCTAAAGCTAAAATAATAATTTACGGCGAAGATAAAAGATATTATAATGTGTTTAAGCCAATCATAGAAGAATTAATAAATTTAGAAATTCCTACGATTTATTATAGCTCAAGCTATGACGATAAAATTTTTGAAATAAAAAGCGATTTTCTTAAAAGCGAATTTATAGGAACGGGAAATAAAGCTTATGCGAAATTAAATTTTATAGAAGCGGATATTTGTTTAATGACGACTCCGAATTTAGATGTATTTCAATTAAAGCGCTCTAAAGGAGTTAAGAAATATGTTCATATAACGCATTCGTCAGCGGAAACTTCAACATATTGTTTATATTCTTTAGATTTTTTCGATGCGGTATTTTTAAATGGCGAACATCAAATAAGAGATATTAGAGAATTGGAAAATAAAAGAAATACTATAATTAAAGATTTATATGTGGTAGGAAATCCTTATTTGGACGAACTTTCAAAAATGAAAGAAACGATAACAAAAGAAAATAATAATAAAAAGACTATTCTTATAGCTCCTTCTTGGGGAATGAATTGTTTATTTAGAAGGTTTGGCGAAAAGTTATTAGACAATATAGTTAACTCCGATTATAATATTATTATAAGACCTCATCCTCAATCTTTAATATCGGATAAAGATATTATTGATAAATTTCAAAACAGATATAAATATAAAAATAATGTAGAGTGGGATTTCAATAGAGTTAATATTTATTCTCTTTCTAAAGCCGATATAATGATTTCAGATTTTTCGGGAGTAATATTCGATTACGCTTTTCTTTTTGAAAAACCCGTAATAATACCAAGTTTTACTTTCGATAAAAGAGGAACGGACGCTATAGAAATAGACGAGGAAGTTTGGACTTTTGAAACCATCCCTAAAATAAGTTTTAAATTAGATGAAAATAATTTTTCTAATATTTCACAAATAATAGAAGATTCTATTAATAATGAAACATTAAAAAATAATATTTTAAAAGCTAAAGAAGAAGCGTATATGTATGAAGGGCAGGCTTCAAAAAGAGCGGCTCAATTTCTAAACGATATGCTTATAACGATTAATAATTAG
- a CDS encoding sugar phosphate nucleotidyltransferase, with translation MKAIILAAGMGTRLSPMTLLKPKPLLEIKGKTILENMIKFLNRGGINDITVVTGYKHELFDEYKEKLGFKKVVYKDYKNKNSSSSLKFVIDEIEKGTIILNGDLFINKSFIEYIKPNISQLLSQQITEGVISWGYIIDSNFKLIDIDTNAINGYGDGIAIFDNEEDLKILKKELINCSDEEYWEYCILRAIDKINFYSFNYDDIYTEIDSFKDALYHNLLTPEEIAQQCSDDGKIERLAGITNINYKIKFLNEYKVIRIPGKGTENIIDRTSEKEILNILYDKDIVPKSDFYDSDIKLTDYLEGYRSLDFDDLKNYETIFPLIIKQMKKLHSMPHDNYKNFNVISMIEEIKKYEKLANIILVTKIEHKFLLNIARKMDEGKQVLCHRDLQLPNIMYNGKEIKFVDFEYSGFSSILWEIGNFTAELELNDEQINKFIELYKDITYREIIEGQLMSNYVWALWGWIYDSIDLGRNYLTRFHYNLNYLMKSN, from the coding sequence ATGAAAGCTATAATATTAGCCGCTGGTATGGGAACGAGACTCTCTCCTATGACTTTATTAAAACCAAAACCTTTGCTTGAAATTAAAGGAAAAACCATTTTAGAAAATATGATAAAATTTTTAAATCGTGGAGGAATAAACGATATTACCGTAGTTACGGGTTATAAACATGAATTGTTTGACGAATATAAAGAAAAATTAGGATTTAAAAAAGTCGTATATAAAGATTATAAAAATAAAAATAGCAGCTCTTCTCTAAAATTTGTAATAGACGAAATAGAAAAAGGAACTATAATATTGAACGGAGATTTATTTATAAACAAATCTTTTATTGAATATATAAAACCGAATATTTCTCAATTATTATCTCAACAAATTACCGAAGGAGTAATTTCTTGGGGATATATAATAGACAGCAATTTTAAATTAATAGATATAGATACAAACGCTATAAACGGATACGGAGACGGAATAGCGATATTTGATAATGAAGAAGATTTAAAGATTTTGAAAAAAGAATTAATAAATTGCAGCGATGAAGAATATTGGGAATATTGTATATTAAGAGCTATTGATAAAATAAATTTCTACTCTTTTAATTATGACGATATTTATACGGAAATAGATTCGTTTAAAGACGCCTTATATCATAATTTATTAACTCCCGAAGAGATAGCACAACAATGCAGTGACGATGGAAAAATAGAAAGACTCGCTGGAATAACAAATATTAATTATAAGATTAAATTTTTAAATGAATATAAGGTTATAAGAATTCCTGGCAAAGGAACTGAAAATATAATAGACAGAACTTCGGAAAAAGAAATTTTAAATATTTTATACGATAAAGATATAGTTCCTAAAAGCGATTTTTACGATAGCGATATAAAATTAACCGATTATTTAGAAGGTTATAGGTCTTTAGATTTTGACGACTTAAAAAATTACGAGACAATTTTTCCTTTAATAATTAAACAAATGAAAAAACTTCATTCTATGCCACACGATAATTATAAAAATTTTAATGTTATATCTATGATAGAAGAAATTAAAAAATACGAGAAACTTGCAAATATAATTTTGGTTACAAAAATAGAACATAAATTTTTGCTTAATATAGCAAGAAAAATGGACGAGGGTAAACAAGTTTTATGCCATAGAGATTTGCAACTTCCTAATATAATGTATAACGGCAAAGAAATAAAATTTGTAGATTTTGAATATTCTGGATTTTCTTCAATACTTTGGGAAATCGGAAACTTTACGGCGGAATTAGAATTAAATGACGAACAAATTAATAAATTTATAGAATTATATAAAGACATAACTTATAGAGAAATAATCGAAGGACAATTAATGTCTAATTATGTATGGGCTTTATGGGGATGGATTTACGATTCAATAGATTTGGGAAGAAATTATTTAACAAGATTTCATTATAATCTAAATTATTTAATGAAAAGTAATTAG
- a CDS encoding DMT family transporter yields the protein MKRDKILGHTFAFLSVLFWSSLYVSTKILLESFNPLELLVLQFCMGYILLLIIKPKRLKLNNKKEEIYFALAGLTGITIYNLFLNLAMSYSLASNVSVIIAAAPLFTGIFSFILRIEKPYISFFIGFIVSIIGITILSFNGQAELKLNPLGDILAIVSSIGWGLYSVIIKNITDMKYDIILSTRKVIFYGIIFMIPSFLFLDFHPNFKAFANPITLFNMIFLATFASGICFIIWNKATDLIGVIKTNIYVYLTPVITIFVSIIVLKEHITIIAIVGIALTLAGVIISELRY from the coding sequence ATGAAAAGAGATAAAATTTTAGGACATACTTTTGCATTTTTAAGCGTTTTATTCTGGTCTTCTTTATATGTTTCTACAAAAATACTGCTTGAAAGTTTTAATCCGCTTGAATTGTTGGTTTTGCAATTTTGTATGGGATATATTCTATTGCTCATAATTAAACCTAAAAGACTAAAATTAAATAATAAAAAAGAAGAAATATATTTTGCTCTCGCGGGATTAACGGGAATAACTATTTATAATTTATTTTTAAATTTAGCTATGAGTTATTCGCTCGCTTCAAATGTAAGCGTTATAATCGCCGCAGCTCCATTATTCACGGGAATATTTTCGTTTATATTGAGAATTGAAAAGCCTTATATTAGTTTTTTTATAGGTTTTATAGTTTCTATTATTGGAATTACTATATTAAGTTTTAACGGACAAGCCGAACTTAAATTAAATCCTTTAGGAGATATTTTAGCTATAGTCTCAAGCATAGGTTGGGGACTTTATTCGGTTATAATAAAAAATATAACGGATATGAAATACGATATTATTTTATCCACAAGAAAAGTAATATTTTATGGAATAATATTTATGATTCCGTCTTTTCTATTTTTAGATTTTCACCCTAATTTTAAAGCGTTTGCAAATCCTATAACTTTATTTAATATGATATTCTTGGCTACATTTGCTTCTGGAATATGTTTTATAATATGGAATAAAGCTACCGATTTGATAGGAGTTATTAAAACAAATATATATGTTTATTTAACTCCCGTAATTACAATATTTGTTTCTATAATAGTATTGAAAGAACATATAACGATTATTGCAATTGTAGGCATTGCATTAACTTTAGCTGGCGTTATAATTTCAGAGTTAAGATATTAA